The following proteins come from a genomic window of Micavibrio aeruginosavorus EPB:
- a CDS encoding RluA family pseudouridine synthase, producing the protein MPYFNGMNMQSIEPPENPGDLDDPVYNPPNDPIVILYQDDDLLVVDKPSGLLHVAGRDPRLWDCLDLRVKKLFPKASIIHRLDRDTSGVVVMGLNKRAHAFVAAQFENKTARKTYVARVWGVMEGEGGHIDLPLASDVENKPRHRVDFENGRPAQTDWEVIGREDNATRVRLFPRTGRTHQLRVHMRAIGHPMLGDVFYADGDALAAADRLQLHAEELRFVHPSTGQECTFIAECPF; encoded by the coding sequence ATGCCTTACTTTAACGGCATGAACATGCAGTCAATCGAACCGCCAGAAAATCCGGGTGATCTCGACGATCCGGTTTATAACCCGCCGAACGATCCTATCGTCATTCTGTATCAGGATGACGACCTTCTGGTCGTGGACAAGCCCAGCGGTTTGTTGCATGTGGCGGGCAGGGATCCGCGTTTGTGGGATTGTCTGGATCTGCGTGTTAAGAAGCTGTTCCCAAAGGCATCGATTATTCATCGCCTTGACCGCGATACATCCGGTGTTGTTGTGATGGGGTTAAACAAACGCGCGCATGCGTTTGTGGCGGCGCAATTTGAAAACAAAACAGCCCGGAAAACCTATGTCGCCCGCGTCTGGGGGGTGATGGAGGGCGAGGGCGGTCATATTGATTTGCCGCTGGCCAGTGATGTTGAAAACAAACCGCGCCACCGTGTTGATTTTGAAAATGGTCGCCCGGCCCAAACGGATTGGGAAGTGATCGGGCGTGAAGATAACGCAACGCGCGTGCGATTATTCCCACGCACGGGCCGCACCCATCAATTGCGCGTTCATATGCGGGCCATTGGTCATCCGATGTTGGGCGATGTGTTTTATGCCGATGGCGATGCCTTGGCGGCGGCGGACCGTTTGCAATTGCATGCGGAAGAATTGCGGTTTGTTCATCCTTCCACCGGGCAAGAATGTACATTTATTGCAGAATGCCCCTTTTAA
- the nuoI gene encoding NADH-quinone oxidoreductase subunit NuoI — MTLDYIARSFLLSEIVKGMALTFKYMFKPRVTINYPYEKGPISPRFRGEHALRRYPNGEERCIACKLCEAICPALAITIEAEPRDDGSRRTTRYDIDMTKCIYCGLCAEACPVDAIVEGPNFEFATETREELYYNKDRLLANGDRWEAQIAANLAADAPYR; from the coding sequence ATGACACTCGATTATATCGCACGCAGTTTCCTGCTGTCTGAAATCGTCAAGGGCATGGCGCTGACGTTTAAATATATGTTCAAGCCCCGGGTGACGATCAACTACCCGTATGAAAAGGGCCCGATCAGCCCGCGTTTCCGTGGTGAACACGCGCTGCGTCGTTACCCGAACGGGGAAGAACGTTGCATCGCCTGCAAATTGTGCGAAGCGATTTGCCCGGCGTTGGCCATTACGATCGAAGCTGAACCGCGCGATGACGGTTCCCGCCGCACGACGCGTTACGATATCGACATGACCAAGTGCATTTATTGCGGCCTGTGCGCCGAAGCATGCCCGGTTGATGCGATTGTTGAAGGGCCGAATTTCGAATTCGCCACCGAAACGCGTGAAGAACTGTATTACAACAAGGATCGCTTGTTGGCCAACGGCGACCGTTGGGAAGCGCAGATCGCCGCAAACCTGGCGGCGGATGCGCCGTATCGTTAA
- the nuoH gene encoding NADH-quinone oxidoreductase subunit NuoH produces MLALWTTYGLPGAIMVGQILLMIVVVVLTVAYLTYAERKILGAIQRRQGPMTVGPFGLLQPIADGVKLLSKETIIPSQANGPVFLLAPMLLFTLALVAWAVIPVNLKWVIADINVGILYLFAISSMGVYGVIMAGWASNSKYAFLGGLRSASQMVSYEVSMGLVIVTVLLCVGSLNLTDIVMAPRPVWMQVLLFPMLIVFLVSILAETNRAPFDLPEGESELSGGFMVEYSSMAYALFFLGEYANMILMSAMTTVLFLGGWLPPFGITELAIVPGVVWFIAKVCAVLFFFIWVRGTFPRYRYDQLMRLGWKIFLPFSLIWVVVVAGTLLAFDALP; encoded by the coding sequence ATGCTTGCACTTTGGACGACATACGGACTGCCTGGCGCGATTATGGTGGGCCAGATCTTGTTGATGATCGTGGTGGTTGTTCTGACCGTGGCTTATCTGACCTATGCGGAACGTAAAATTCTGGGCGCGATTCAGCGCCGTCAGGGGCCGATGACCGTGGGTCCGTTCGGGTTGTTGCAACCGATCGCCGATGGCGTGAAATTGCTGTCCAAGGAAACCATTATCCCGTCACAAGCCAACGGCCCGGTGTTCCTGCTGGCGCCGATGTTGCTGTTTACACTGGCCTTGGTCGCGTGGGCGGTTATTCCGGTGAATTTGAAATGGGTGATTGCCGATATTAACGTCGGCATCCTGTATCTGTTCGCCATTTCGTCGATGGGCGTTTACGGTGTGATCATGGCCGGTTGGGCGTCGAACTCGAAATACGCGTTTCTTGGTGGTCTGCGTTCCGCATCGCAAATGGTGTCGTACGAAGTATCCATGGGTCTGGTGATTGTCACCGTATTGCTGTGCGTTGGGTCTTTGAACCTGACCGACATTGTAATGGCGCCGCGTCCGGTGTGGATGCAGGTGTTGTTGTTCCCGATGTTGATCGTGTTTTTGGTCTCCATTCTGGCCGAAACCAACCGCGCGCCGTTCGATTTGCCGGAAGGTGAATCGGAATTGTCCGGCGGGTTTATGGTTGAATATTCATCGATGGCGTACGCGCTGTTTTTCCTGGGTGAATATGCCAACATGATCCTGATGTCTGCAATGACGACGGTTCTGTTTCTGGGGGGCTGGTTGCCACCGTTTGGCATTACGGAACTGGCCATTGTTCCGGGCGTTGTCTGGTTCATTGCGAAAGTTTGTGCCGTTCTGTTCTTCTTTATCTGGGTTCGTGGCACATTCCCGCGTTACCGTTACGACCAATTGATGCGCCTGGGCTGGAAAATCTTCCTGCCGTTCAGTCTGATCTGGGTCGTTGTGGTAGCGGGTACGCTGCTGGCTTTTGACGCTTTGCCGTAA